In the genome of Luteitalea pratensis, the window CGGCCGACGCGGTGCACGTACCCCTCGCGATTGAACGGCACCTCGAAGTTCACCACCGTCTCGATCGCGTCGATATCGAGGCCGCGGGCGGCGATGTCCGTGGCGACGAGGACGCGATGGGTGCCCGACTTGAAGCCCTCGACCGCCCGAAGGCGATCGGCCTGGGTGCGATCGGCATGCAGGGCCGCCGCGCGGATGCCCTGCGACTGCAGGTCGCGTGCGAGCCGGTCGGCGCCGCGCTTGGTCGACGAGAACACCAGGGTCGGCCCGGGCGCGCGCCGCAGGAAGCGCGAGAGCCACGCCGTCTTCTCATGCCGCCCGAGCAACTCCGCCTTGTGCGTGATGGTCGTCGCGGGTGCGTTGCGGATGCCGAGTTGCACCAGCCTCGGCGACTGCATGATCTCCAGCGCGAACCCCATGACCTCTTCGGGCATCGTCGCGGAGAAGAGCAGCGTCTGGCGCGGGCGGCCAGGCGGCAACTGCGACACGATGAACTTGACGTCCGGCCAGAAGCCCATGTCCAGCATCCGGTCGGCTTCGTCGAGCACGAGCACGTCGAGCCCGGTGAAGGCTGCGATGCCGGCGCGCAGGTGATCCATCAGCCGACCGGGCGTGGCCACGACCACGTCGACGCCGGCCTTGAGCGCCTGTTCCTGGCCATCCATGCCGACGCCGCCGAACACCGCCGCGCAGCGCATGGACGTGTGGTACCCGAAGCCCTGGACGTCGTCCTCGATCTGGACGGCGAGTTCGCGCGTGGGGGCCAGCACCAGGATGCGGGCCGAGCCTTCGCGCTCGGCGTTGGCCCGCAGCAGCCGCTGCATGAGCGGGAGCAGGAACGCCGCGGTCTTGCCGGTGCCGGTTTCGGCACAGGCAACGAGGTCGTGGCCGGCGGCCACGGTGTCAAACACCGCACTCTGAACAGGGGTCGTCTGCTCGAAGCGCCGATCATCGACGCCCATGAGCAATTCCGGGACCGTGATCAGATCCGTGAAGCGGCGAGGCTCGATGTTGGGGGTGAGGGTCTCGAACTTCGCCAGCAGCTCGGCGTTGCGGGCTGTGGCCTGGGGACGGGCGGGAGGGCGCCGCGGCCCGGACCGGCTTCGGCCGGTCCGGGCGCTTCGTTCAGGGCGTGGACTCACTCGTCGTCGTCCGTGTGGTCGTCCTGGACGGCGTCAGGGCCGTCGACGTCCAGCGTGTCGGTATCGGCAAGGTCGGTGTCGCCCTTGCTTGCCGCCGGGTCATCGAACTCCACGGAGGCTTCGAGATCCTCTTCGTCGTCGTACAGGCGGCTGACTGGCCGCTGCTTGATCGGCCCGCGCGGCTTGTCGTACGTCTGCTTGCGCACCGGCCCCTTGGCCGGCCCACGAGCGCGTCGCGTTTCGGGACCGGTCGGGGGCATGCCCCCGGGATCCCGCGGCACGAATGGCCTGGGCGCGCCACCGGGACGCGGGCCGCCGAAGCCGCCGCCAGAGGGCGGGCCGCCAAAGCCACCCGAGGGGCGCGGAGGCCCACCGCCGAAACCTCCACCGCCGTAGCCGCCCCCAGGTCCGCCGGGGCGCGGGGAACCATAGCCGCCGGGACGCGGCCCGGCAGGACGATCCTCACGTGCCCGCGCCTCGCTTACCGCGAGGGGGCGGCCGTTGAACGGATGGCCGTTGTAGCGGTTGATCACCTGCTCGGCATGGTCGCGCTCGGCGAAGTCCACGAAGGCGAACCCTCGAGGACGGCCGGTTTCCCGGTCGGTCGGCAGCACCACTTGCGCTGGCTCGGCGACTTCGGAAAACAGGGTACGCAGGTCGGCTTCGGTGGCGCTGTAGGGCAGGTTTCCAATGAATAAGCGAACGCTCACGACGTCCTCACGGGCTGGCCAGGCCTCCGTCTGGCTAAGGTCAGGTGAACGACGCATCGATCGATGCGCAACACCTTGGGGTACTCGAATATAGGAGGAACGGGGAAAAGGTTGGGCTCTATGCGGTACTCGACTGGAAGGGCGGCGCGTCAGAATTGCATACTTTTCCTGCTGCGCGCAACCGGTAGACTGTGATTGCGGTTTTTTCGCCCACTATTCCCATGCCCCGCCAGCCCTTCGATCGCCTGCCCGACTCGGCCCGACTCTGGGTGTTTGCCGCCTCCCGTCCTCTCGAGGTCGCGGAGCGGGACGCACTGCTCGGTGCCGTCGACGCCTTCCTCGACCAGTGGAACGCACACCGCGTGGCGCTCGATTGCGCGCGGGACCTGCGCTACGACCAGTTCCTGATCGTCGGTGTGGATCAGGAAGCGGCCGGCGTCTCGGGATGCTCGGTGGACGCCCTCGTCCGGACCATGAAGGGGCTCGGGCAGCAACTCGGCGTCGATCTCGTCGACCACGCCTCGGTGTTCTTCAGGGAGGGCGGGTCGATCCGGCGCGCCACGCGCGACGACTTCGGGCAGGCCGCAACCAGCGGCGCCGTCACCCCGGAGACGTGCGTGTTCGACAACACCGTTCAGACTGTCGGGGCGCTGCGGGCCGGCGCCTGGGAAGCGCCCGCAGCACGCACCTGGCACGGCCGCGCCTTCTTCTAGCGTGATCGCGGCGCCGGAACTGCCCAACGGCGCCAATGGCTTGACGCGTACGTCGGCGGGGCAACGCCTTGCCGTGATCAGCGTCGGCGCCAACAGCCTGCTCGCGGCGCTGAACATCGGGATCGGTTCACGCGGCGGGTCGCTCACCGTCGTCGCGTCGGGGATCGAATTTGCCGCGGACGTCGCAGCGTCGCTCGCGGTGCTCTTCGGTTTCTGGTATGCGTCGCGGCCAGCCGATTCCAATCATCCATATGGGCATGGTCGAGCCGAGACGCTCATCGGATTTCTGATCGGGCTGGCGCTGTTCCTCATTGGCGGGTCCATTGCTGCCCACGCCGTTCGCGACATCGACGCCTTGCACGCGTCGCCGGCCGCGTACACGCTCTGGCCGCTCGCACTGGCGCTGGCAGTCAAGTCGGTGATGATGGTGTCGAAGATGCGTGTCAGCCGTCGCATGGGCAGCCAGGCATTGCTGGCTGACGCCTGGAACGACAGCGTCGACGTGTTGTCCGCCCTGGCCGCCATCATCGCGCTCGGCCTCACGCTCTACGATCCCCTGCGGTTTCGCGCGGCCGATCACGTCGGCGCGCTGCTGGTTGGTGTCTTCGTGATCATCGCCGGTCTTGGCGTGGTGCGCTCGACCTCGCTCGATCTGATCGACACCATGCCCCCCGACTCACTGCTCGAAGAGGTGCGGCAGTCGGCGTGCACGGTGGACGGCGTGCGCGGCGTTGAAAAGCTCTTCGCGCGTCGAACCGGCCTGCAATACCACGTGGATCTGCACCTGGAGGTCGACGGGTGGATCTCGGTGGGCGACGGTCACGCCATTGCGACCGCGGTCCGCGAGCGGATCCGCACCGACGTCGCGGCCGTCAGCGACGTGCTCGTGCACGTCGAGCCGGCCGGGCTCGGCCAGCCACTTGCCGCTCAGGGCTGAAGCAACGCGGTCGCCGGTGGGAACACGCTGGCGAAGAACGCCTGCAGGGCTTGCGTGTACCGCGCCTGATCGCGCCGGTTCAGGTGCACGTGTCCGCCCGTGAGTTCGACGAGACGACGAGGCTCCCGCGCCCCGGCCAACAGCATCCGGGCATGTGACACCGGCACCACGGTGTCGTCTGTCGCGTGCAGCAGAAGCAGGGGACTACCCAGGCGCGCAATACGTTCGCGGGACGCGAAGCGGTTCCGCACCATCAGGCGGATCGGCAACCAGGGGTACAACTCGCTGGCCCGATCGTCGACGCCCGAGAAGGCGCCTTCGAGGACGACCCCACGCTCGTCGACGTCGCTCGCCAGGTCGGTGGCGACGCCGGACCCCAGCGACCAGCCGTAGATCGCGATCGAGGAGGGAGGCACACCCTGCTCGCGAAGCCATGCCCACGCGTCACGCGCCGCCGCATCGAGTACCGCCTCCGACGGCGTGCCGTTCACCTCGCCGAATCCGGGGTATTCAGGCGCGACGACCTGCAGTCCCAGACGCCCCAGGGCCTCGTACCGCTCGACGTTCTCCGGCGTGGCGAGGTTGGCGCCATTGCCGTGGAGGTACACCACCCACGGCGCGTCGGCGTGTGCGGGCTGGCGCATCACCCACAAGAGGCCCGATGCCGGGCCGTGCGGCGTCCGGGGGATGCGTTCGATACGAGCCGCGACGTCCGTGGGGACCGGATACGCCTTTCGATTGGGGACGAAGACGAGTTGCACCTCGTTGGCCATCAGGTAGCCGATGACCGTCAGGTAGGCGAGCACGGCGGCCGTCACCACGCCGACGACGCTCCAGCGCAGGAAGCGTCGCAGCGTCGGTGGAGCCGTGCGCTCGTCAGTGGGGCACACGGAGCGTGGCGACCTCGCCCGCCGTCACGTCGACTTTCAGCGCTGCCGTTCCGACCAGCACATCGTGTCGGCCCGGCGGGATCTTGCCGAGTGTCAGCGGCGTGATCCCCCGCGGCCGGCCCCCCATGGTCACGGGCAGGCCGGGCGGTGTGCTTTCGATCGTCACCGCACCGGTGGTCTCCGACACCAGGTCCGCGTTGGCCGCCGGTGAGGCTTGTTCAGGCGCGACGCCGGGATCAGTTGGGGCCGCTGCGCCGGCGTTCGTCACGCCGCCAGCACCCCTGGTCTCCTCGCGCGCGGGCGCGAGCAGCACCACGGTGCGCCCGACGCCGATGCTGACGCGATCGGCACGGACCACACGTCCCTTGTCGATCAGTTCGACGTCGTAATCGCCCGCATCGAGGTTGTGCTCGACGGGAGCGAATCCGATCGACTTGCCGGCGATACGCACTTCGGCGCCGTCGGGTCCGTCGACGCGGATGCGGCTCGGGGAGGCCACTGGCCCAGCCGTCTGCAGGTACCAGATGTATCCGGCCTGCCCCAGGGTCGCGAGCGCAAGCGCGACGGTGAGCAGCCACCCCCACCTGGACGCGCGCGGGGATTCATCCGGCAAGGTACGCAGCCGGAGTTCGCTCCAGTCGGGCTTGCTGAAATCTGCGGCCGGGGCGTCGACCGGAGCCGCTTCCCGTGCCGCCACAGGTTCCGGCGAGGGCGTACTGGAGGCAACCTCGAGGTCCGCGGCTGCCTTGACCGGAGACGCGTGCGGGACATCGACCACGTCGTAGCGGTCGAGCTCTCGATCAGGCGGCGGCCACGTGATCGTGAGCGGCCCGCCCGAAGGGACCGGGGGCTGCTGGGCTCGAAGCGCGTGCGTACGCTTAAGGAGGGCCTCGAGGCGCGCACTGATTTCCTCGGGAGTCGGGCTCGAGGCCGTCGACGCGGCCGGGCCTGCTGGTTCAGTCACCGTCGGTTTGTATCCTACGTATTTCCCAGCGTCAACCAGCCGTGCCGTTTCAGCGGTTGTCTGCGGTGACCTCCGCCGAGAGCAGGGATTGGGCAGAACGGACGAGTTGTCTCCCGGACGCTAACAGCCCGGCCTTGGGAGTGCGTCAGGCGGTCACGAGTGTTCGCAATTGCTGCCACGTTGCCGTGGCAGCGAGTTTGCACCGGTGCCCGGCATGGCGATGATTCGCAGGCTTTCGCAGCGGTCGGCCAAGGTGGTGCTGACGATCGCGATCGGATCAGGCAGCGTCGCGGCATTCCAGCTCGTCTCCGTCAAGGACGAGATCGCCATCGGTCAGCAGGCGCAGCAGGAACTCCGGCGCGAGACCCCACAGGTGGGTGACGCGCGGGTTCGGCAGTACGTCAGCGACCTCGGCATCCAGCTGGCGCAGCACGCGTCAGGCGCGCACTACCCGTACAGCTTCTCGACCGCCGACTACGCCGAACTGAACGCGTTCGCACTCCCCGGCGGCCCGGTCTGGGTCCATCGGGGCATCCTCTCCGCGGCCGACAACGAATCACAGGTCGCCGGTGTCATCGCGCACGAGATCGCGCACATTGCCGAGCGCCACGCGGCGCGTCAGATCACCAAGGGCACCGTCGCCAACGGCCTGCTGGGCCTGCTGGGTGCCATGCTGGGCAACGACGGCGCGGGCGCGGCCGCGGCGCAGATGGCCGCCGGCCTCACCGCCAACAGCGTCATGCTGAAATTCTCGAGAGACGACGAGCGCGCGGCCGATCGCGTCGGCGTCGACATCCTGGCGCGGGCCGGGTACGACACGCACGGTCTCGTCGAGTTCATGCGCGTCCTCGGTGCGCAGCAGGGCCGCTCGCCGGGTTCGGTGGAGCAGTTCCTCTCGACCCATCCGGCCCCGGTAAGCCGCGTCCGTGACCTCGAACAACTGGTAGCCGCCAATCCTGGCGGCGGGCGACGCACCAGCGCGCAGTTCGCCGACGTCAAGCGCCGCCTCGCGCAGCTGCCCCGGGCGCACGCGATGCCGCGGAGTTAGCGCGCGGTGGTCAAAGACGCGGCGCGCGCGTCGGTAATGCCGCAATGCCGCGAATGCCGGGAATTGTCGAAAAAAGGCGCCGACGAATCACGATTCCCGACTCCCGATCCGCGCCATCGGACGGCTACAATCAGGAGACGTAGGCGTCGAGCTTGCTCGACGCGTGGCCACGCCCTCGGGCGACGCTGCCCGCCCTCGGCGACTCCCGACTCCCGTCTGCCGACTCCCGACTCCCGACCGCGCCCTCTACCGATACACGTTCAGGAACGCGGTGATCACCACGTTGTTGACCACGTCGATGAAGAACGCGCCCACCATCGGCACCACGAGGAAGGCACGCGGCGCAACGCCGTATCGCTCGGTCAGGGCCTCCATGTTGGCCATCGCGTTGGCAGTCGTGCCGAGCATGAAGCCGATGAAGCCGCTCGCCATCACCGCGGCATCGTAGTCGCGGCCCATGAGCCGGAAGATCACCGGCGGCGCGATCACGGCGACGAATACGATCTGCACGACGAGCAGTGCGGCGAGAGGCAGCGCCAGGCCCGCGAGTTGCCACAGCTTCAGCGTCATCAGCGCGATGACGATGAAGAAGGCAAGCGCGACCGTGCCGAGGTCGTCGATGACGGCCTGCGAGATCCCGAGCCAGCCGGTGAGTTCGTCGATGTTGCGGAGCACGATCGCGGCGAGCATTGCGCCGATGTAGCGGGGGAGGACGACGCCCTGGGCGGTGAGCCAGTCGCTGATGCCCGCGCCCACCCACATCGCAAGCAGCAACAGGGCCGTCGCCTTCATCAGCGCGTACGCTTCGCGATCCTCACCGCGGGGCGGCGTCGCCGTCCCCGGCAATTCCGACTCCACGACATGCTGGGCGACGGTGGCCGATGCGTGGGTCGTCGTGGCCGCCGTGCCGCGATGCACGCGCCGCTCGATGAGCCAGGTACCCACCGGACCGCCGATCAGTCCACCCGAGACGATGCCGGCCATCGCCGCGGCCACGGCGATCGTCTCGGCACCGGTGACCCCGGCCTGCTCGAAGAACGGTGCGAACGCGAGGCCGGTGGCTGGCCCTCCCGCGAGGGTGACCGATCCCGCGAGCACACCGAACAGCGGTGGCTGCCCGAGCAACCGCGCGACGATCACGCCGAGCACGTTCTGCAGCACGGTGAACACCGAGGAGGCGGCCAGGAACAGCACCACGAGTGGTCCGCCACGGCGCAGCAGCCCGAGGCTGGCGCCGAATCCGACACTCGTGAAGAACGCGATCATCAAGGGATCGCGCCACGTCGTGTCGAACGCGAACGGCACCCGGCCGCGCACGTGACCGATGGTCATCACCAGCGACACGATCAGGCCGCCGATTACGGGTGCGGGGATGTTCAAGCGTGCGAGCCAACCCAGGCGTTGCCGGATCGCGTAACCGGCAAAGAGCACGACGCCGGCGAAAGCCAGCGTATGGATGGCGTTGATTGCGAACACGCGGCGATGATACACAACCGTTCGAAGCGCTCCGATGTCACAGCCACTCGCCTCACCACCGTCGCGGCCACGCAGCCGGCCTCACGCGTTCCGTCAGCGCCAGGTTCCACGTCGGTGGCGCAAGATGCAGCGCCAGCGCCGCCCTCGCGGCGCTCCGTGGCTCAGCACGCGCATCCGTCTTCTGGTATGGCTCTGGCAGCCGTGGGCCCTGCTCGGTGGGTGGTTCCTCGTCGCCGACCGCTACTACTGGGCGGCCGGGATGCTGGCGATGACTTTCGTGGCGTACGTGTTGCGGCCCGCCGAACGGCCACCGCAACTCGGGCTCGATCACACCGACCCCGCCGGCTCGCCGCCGTTCCTCGACACGATGGCCGGGCTGACCGGCGCCGGCTTCCTGCCGGGTAACGCCGTCGACATCCTCAGCAACGGCGAGCAATTCTACCCGTCGATGCTCGCGGCGATCGGCGCCGCGCGCGAGTCGATCTGCATCGAGCAGTACATCTTCTGGGCGGGCCGGACCGGCGACGAGTTCTGTGACGCGCTCTGCGAGCGCGCGCGGGCCGGCGTACCCGTCAAGATCCTGCTCGATTCCGTTGGTTCGGCGAGCATCGGCGAGTCGATCTACACGCGGTTGACCGATGCCGGATGCGAGGTGGCGTGGTATGCGCCGATCCGCTGGTACACGGTCGGCCGCTTCAACAACCGCACGCACCGCAAGACACTGGTCGTCGATGGCGTCGTCGGCTTCACCGGCGGCGCCGGCATCGCCGATCACTGGCGCGGCAATGCGACGCCGCCCGACGAGTGGCGCGACGTGATGTTCCGCATCCGCGGCCCCGCGGTCGCGCCGCTGCTGTCCGGCTTTGCGCAGAACTGGCTGCGCACGACCGGGGAGATTATCCAGGGCGCGGAGTTCTTCCCGTCGATCGAGGCATCAGGACCCCTGGCGCTCCAGGTGATCCACAGTTCGCCCGACGCCGGTTCGTCATCGGCGCGGTTGATGTACTACCTGGCGATCGTGTCCGCGCGCCGGAAGATCGACATCGTCAATCCCTACTTCGTGCCTGACGAGACGGCGATCGACACCCTCGTCGAGGCGGTGGCGCGTGGAGTCCACGTGCGCGTGCTGATCACCGGACGGCGTACTGACAACTGGCTGGCGCGCCAGAACAGCCGCCGCCTGTATGGCGTGTTACTGGACGGCGGCGTGAAGCTGTACGAGTATCACCACTCGATGCTTCACGAGAAGGCAATGCTGGTCGATGGCTGCTGGTGTACCGTGGGCACCAGCAACTTCGACAACCGATCCTTTGCGCACAACGAAGAAACCAGCCTCTGCCTATGCGACACCAGGTTCGCAGCCGCGATGACGGCGTTGTTCGAGGAGGATCTCGCGGCCAGCCAGCCCGTGCTCCGCGAGGACTGGCAGCAGCGCGGATGGCTGACGCGCGGCCAGGAGCTCGTCGCCTCCCTGCTGAAGGAGCAGGTGTGACGCGGATCGCGCAGCTGTCGCTGCCCTGGCGCGAATGCGGCGATGTCGCGCCTGACACGAGCCAACCCCCGGTGCCGCCGCCAGCTGCGCCGGGAACGCTCTTCGTGCGCAACGGCCGCGCCCGGCGGTACATCCTGCGCGTGCTGCCCGATGCCACCGTGCGGGTGACGATCCCGCGGCACGGATCGCGCCGTGAGGCGGAGGCGTTCGTCCGGACACGCACGCGATGGATTGCCGAGCGCCGCCAGGAACTGGAAGTCCGACGCCGTGACACGCGGTGGCGGGCCGGACAACACGTCTGGTGGCGCGGTGCGCTATGCCGCGTCGAGGTGCTCGCCTCGTCCGGATCGCAGGTGACGGTCCGCTGCGGCGATCTCGCGGCCACGTGTGGCCTGCGGGAGGACTACCGCGGCGTGCTCGAACCGCTGATGCGCGCATGTTCGGCGAGGGAGTTGCCGCCACGCCTGCTCGCGCTTGCGGCGGGCCATGGCCTCGCGGTCACGCGCGTCACGGTACGAAGCCAGCGTTCGCGTTGGGGATCGTGCTCGCGTGAGGGCAATATCGCGCTGAACTGGCGCTTGTTGCAGATGCCTCACACGGTCTCCGACTACGTGCTGCTGCACGAGTTGATGCACCTGCGTCAGCCGAATCACTCACCGAGGTTCTGGGCGGAGGTCGAGGCCGTGTGTCCCGATTACGCGAGTGCGCGGGCCTGGCTACGTGCCGAAGGCCCGGCGCTCTGCTGATGGTGTCGCGACCGCCCGACGAACCGCCGTTCATCGACAGCACGGCCGCGCTGGCCTCGCTGTACCAGGCGCCGTTTACGGAGTTCATCGTGCGCCGCTCGACGCTGGCGTCGCAGTTGAAACGCAGCGGCCACAAGGATGTCGCGGCTCGCATTGCCGCGGCTACCAAGCCCTCACGCGCAGCCTACCTCGTCAACCAGGTGTTCTGGCGGGCGCAACCGGTTTACGACGCCGTACTCGACGCGGGCACCGCGGCTCGGGCCGCACAACAGGCGCGACTGCTCGGCGATGCCGCCACCGACGTCGGCGAGACGTTGCGCGTGCGTGACGATGCGGTGGCCCGGGCGGTGGAGCAGGCCGAACGCGTCGCCGACGACGAGGGACAGCACGGCAGCGATGCCATCCTCGCGCAGGTGCGTGCCACGTTCGAGGCCCTGGCCGCGCACGGCCGCGAGGCGCGACTTTCACACGGGCAGCTCACCACCGACGTCGAACTTCCCGGCCTGGCAGCGTTTGCGGGCTTGATCCTGCCGACGTCGTCAGCGGCGCCAGTCCGCCGCTTCGAGGTGGTCGCCCGCCGCCCGGAAGCCACAAGCGATCCAGAACCCCCTCCGGCGGCGCCCGACCCTCGCGTCGTCGAAGCCGCAGCGCT includes:
- a CDS encoding DEAD/DEAH box helicase gives rise to the protein MSPRPERSARTGRSRSGPRRPPARPQATARNAELLAKFETLTPNIEPRRFTDLITVPELLMGVDDRRFEQTTPVQSAVFDTVAAGHDLVACAETGTGKTAAFLLPLMQRLLRANAEREGSARILVLAPTRELAVQIEDDVQGFGYHTSMRCAAVFGGVGMDGQEQALKAGVDVVVATPGRLMDHLRAGIAAFTGLDVLVLDEADRMLDMGFWPDVKFIVSQLPPGRPRQTLLFSATMPEEVMGFALEIMQSPRLVQLGIRNAPATTITHKAELLGRHEKTAWLSRFLRRAPGPTLVFSSTKRGADRLARDLQSQGIRAAALHADRTQADRLRAVEGFKSGTHRVLVATDIAARGLDIDAIETVVNFEVPFNREGYVHRVGRAGRAGSTGTAITLVSPDERHDMEEIADAFGLVLFEDAHAELVEAGEAIDGALPPVETASVAAERPRRPRTRRPRASEPAATPAVADVASEATSSPQESETTDTAADTPAEDGTGDAARKRRRRRRRRSGPKSDETVEGDGSPPEATGNGSDESGEP
- a CDS encoding RNA recognition motif domain-containing protein, producing the protein MSVRLFIGNLPYSATEADLRTLFSEVAEPAQVVLPTDRETGRPRGFAFVDFAERDHAEQVINRYNGHPFNGRPLAVSEARAREDRPAGPRPGGYGSPRPGGPGGGYGGGGFGGGPPRPSGGFGGPPSGGGFGGPRPGGAPRPFVPRDPGGMPPTGPETRRARGPAKGPVRKQTYDKPRGPIKQRPVSRLYDDEEDLEASVEFDDPAASKGDTDLADTDTLDVDGPDAVQDDHTDDDE
- a CDS encoding cation diffusion facilitator family transporter, with product MIAAPELPNGANGLTRTSAGQRLAVISVGANSLLAALNIGIGSRGGSLTVVASGIEFAADVAASLAVLFGFWYASRPADSNHPYGHGRAETLIGFLIGLALFLIGGSIAAHAVRDIDALHASPAAYTLWPLALALAVKSVMMVSKMRVSRRMGSQALLADAWNDSVDVLSALAAIIALGLTLYDPLRFRAADHVGALLVGVFVIIAGLGVVRSTSLDLIDTMPPDSLLEEVRQSACTVDGVRGVEKLFARRTGLQYHVDLHLEVDGWISVGDGHAIATAVRERIRTDVAAVSDVLVHVEPAGLGQPLAAQG
- a CDS encoding alpha/beta hydrolase; amino-acid sequence: MCPTDERTAPPTLRRFLRWSVVGVVTAAVLAYLTVIGYLMANEVQLVFVPNRKAYPVPTDVAARIERIPRTPHGPASGLLWVMRQPAHADAPWVVYLHGNGANLATPENVERYEALGRLGLQVVAPEYPGFGEVNGTPSEAVLDAAARDAWAWLREQGVPPSSIAIYGWSLGSGVATDLASDVDERGVVLEGAFSGVDDRASELYPWLPIRLMVRNRFASRERIARLGSPLLLLHATDDTVVPVSHARMLLAGAREPRRLVELTGGHVHLNRRDQARYTQALQAFFASVFPPATALLQP
- a CDS encoding PEGA domain-containing protein, which encodes MTEPAGPAASTASSPTPEEISARLEALLKRTHALRAQQPPVPSGGPLTITWPPPDRELDRYDVVDVPHASPVKAAADLEVASSTPSPEPVAAREAAPVDAPAADFSKPDWSELRLRTLPDESPRASRWGWLLTVALALATLGQAGYIWYLQTAGPVASPSRIRVDGPDGAEVRIAGKSIGFAPVEHNLDAGDYDVELIDKGRVVRADRVSIGVGRTVVLLAPAREETRGAGGVTNAGAAAPTDPGVAPEQASPAANADLVSETTGAVTIESTPPGLPVTMGGRPRGITPLTLGKIPPGRHDVLVGTAALKVDVTAGEVATLRVPH
- a CDS encoding M48 family metallopeptidase — protein: MLPRCRGSEFAPVPGMAMIRRLSQRSAKVVLTIAIGSGSVAAFQLVSVKDEIAIGQQAQQELRRETPQVGDARVRQYVSDLGIQLAQHASGAHYPYSFSTADYAELNAFALPGGPVWVHRGILSAADNESQVAGVIAHEIAHIAERHAARQITKGTVANGLLGLLGAMLGNDGAGAAAAQMAAGLTANSVMLKFSRDDERAADRVGVDILARAGYDTHGLVEFMRVLGAQQGRSPGSVEQFLSTHPAPVSRVRDLEQLVAANPGGGRRTSAQFADVKRRLAQLPRAHAMPRS
- the gltS gene encoding sodium/glutamate symporter, giving the protein MFAINAIHTLAFAGVVLFAGYAIRQRLGWLARLNIPAPVIGGLIVSLVMTIGHVRGRVPFAFDTTWRDPLMIAFFTSVGFGASLGLLRRGGPLVVLFLAASSVFTVLQNVLGVIVARLLGQPPLFGVLAGSVTLAGGPATGLAFAPFFEQAGVTGAETIAVAAAMAGIVSGGLIGGPVGTWLIERRVHRGTAATTTHASATVAQHVVESELPGTATPPRGEDREAYALMKATALLLLAMWVGAGISDWLTAQGVVLPRYIGAMLAAIVLRNIDELTGWLGISQAVIDDLGTVALAFFIVIALMTLKLWQLAGLALPLAALLVVQIVFVAVIAPPVIFRLMGRDYDAAVMASGFIGFMLGTTANAMANMEALTERYGVAPRAFLVVPMVGAFFIDVVNNVVITAFLNVYR
- a CDS encoding phospholipase D-like domain-containing protein, with the protein product MQRQRRPRGAPWLSTRIRLLVWLWQPWALLGGWFLVADRYYWAAGMLAMTFVAYVLRPAERPPQLGLDHTDPAGSPPFLDTMAGLTGAGFLPGNAVDILSNGEQFYPSMLAAIGAARESICIEQYIFWAGRTGDEFCDALCERARAGVPVKILLDSVGSASIGESIYTRLTDAGCEVAWYAPIRWYTVGRFNNRTHRKTLVVDGVVGFTGGAGIADHWRGNATPPDEWRDVMFRIRGPAVAPLLSGFAQNWLRTTGEIIQGAEFFPSIEASGPLALQVIHSSPDAGSSSARLMYYLAIVSARRKIDIVNPYFVPDETAIDTLVEAVARGVHVRVLITGRRTDNWLARQNSRRLYGVLLDGGVKLYEYHHSMLHEKAMLVDGCWCTVGTSNFDNRSFAHNEETSLCLCDTRFAAAMTALFEEDLAASQPVLREDWQQRGWLTRGQELVASLLKEQV
- a CDS encoding M48 family metallopeptidase; translation: MTRIAQLSLPWRECGDVAPDTSQPPVPPPAAPGTLFVRNGRARRYILRVLPDATVRVTIPRHGSRREAEAFVRTRTRWIAERRQELEVRRRDTRWRAGQHVWWRGALCRVEVLASSGSQVTVRCGDLAATCGLREDYRGVLEPLMRACSARELPPRLLALAAGHGLAVTRVTVRSQRSRWGSCSREGNIALNWRLLQMPHTVSDYVLLHELMHLRQPNHSPRFWAEVEAVCPDYASARAWLRAEGPALC